Proteins encoded together in one Antennarius striatus isolate MH-2024 chromosome 13, ASM4005453v1, whole genome shotgun sequence window:
- the LOC137605723 gene encoding radial spoke head 1 homolog, which translates to MSDSVSEDVDNESSKIGQYEGKRNELGQRHGAGKAQMPNGDIYQGQYQDRARHGEGTYYFKNGARYIGYIGDYRQNKKHGQGTFYYPDGSKYEGSWKNDQRHGHGVYTYPNGDKYDGEWLEHMRHGQGVYHYHETGSRYERSWVKGNMKSSGEYVHSTHSAPGRGGT; encoded by the coding sequence ATGTCGGATTCCGTTTCGGAGGACGTGGACAATGAATCCAGTAAAATTGGGCAATACGAAGGGAAGAGAAATGAGCTGGGACAGAGACACGGGGCAGGTAAAGCCCAGATGCCCAACGGGGACATTTACCAGGGACAATACCAGGACCGAGCCAGACACGGAGAGGGGACGTATTATTTCAAGAACGGTGCGAGATACATAGGTTACATAGGAGACTACCGCCAGAACAAGAAACATGGACAGGGCACCTTCTACTATCCAGATGGCTCTAAATATGAAGGGTCGTGGAAGAACGACCAGAGACACGGTCATGGCGTCTACACGTACCCCAACGGAGACAAATACGATGGAGAGTGGCTCGAACACATGAGACACGGTCAGGGTGTTTACCACTACCATGAAACTGGTTCGAGGTATGAAAGATCATGGGTAAAGGGCAACATGAAGTCCTCTGGAGAGTACGTCCACTCCACCCACAGTGCCCCCGGCAGAGGAGGGACCTGA
- the vtnb gene encoding vitronectin b: protein MKPALVLLGLVLLLDTTFSAEESCVGHCGSFNPLKKCQCDSVCVYYGSCCGDFDTVCPKKLARGDTFAETEEVTEAGTPNYTSTTVSPTVRTVVMTTLTSPSASGIADPTPSAEPDAAPCSGRPFDSFLQLKNGSIYAFRGEYFFELDDTSILPGYPKLIQDVWGIPGPIDAAFTRINCQGKSYIFKGNRYWRFEGDVLDEDYPRAISVGFDGIPENVDAAFAIPAPSHLGKEKVYFFKEDKYYQYEFKHQPSHEECVQMSRSSPSLLFTRYTDLFCDQTWEELFAELFGASVSSEHMGPSLISRDWHGIRPPVDAAVVGQVYLNPKPTSPPLRRRNNRRRKTNKQRAQRGRQSHYALLDDLWGYDDWFDFVDYSDVRSTTQECKSTPVQNVYFFKRDKYYRVDLQTKRVDAARPPYPRSIAKYWLGCKKEETPDTSKAEKR from the exons ATGAAGCCAGCGTTGGTTCTGCTGGGCCTTGTTCTCCTGCTGGATACCACATTTTCTGCAGAAG AATCCTGTGTGGGTCATTGCGGCTCCTTCAACCCCCTTAAGAAATGTCAGTGTGATTCCGTGTGTGTTTACTATGGAAGCTGCTGTGGGGACTTTGACACCGTATGCCCTAAAAAAC TTGCTCGTGGAGACACGTTTGCAGAGacagaagaagtgacagaagcagGAACTCCTAATTACACATCCACAACTGTGTCACCTACTGTTCGCACTGTTGTGATGACCACCCTCACCTCTCCATCAGCCTCTGGCATAGCAGATCCAACACCATCTGCAGAGCCTGATGCAGCTCCCTGCAGCGGTCGGCCATTTGACTCTTTTCTCCAGCTGAAAAATGGGTCGATCTACGCATTTAGAG GTGAATATTTCTTCGAGTTGGATGACACATCCATACTTCCTGGTTACCCCAAACTCATCCAGGATGTGTGGGGTATCCCTGGGCCCATTGATGCTGCATTTACACGCATCAACTGTCAGGGAAAATCCTATATCTTTAAG GGGAACAGGTACTGGAGGTTTGAAGGTGATGTCTTGGATGAAGATTACCCACGGGCAATTTCAGTTGGATTTGATGGCATACCAGAAAATGTTGATGCTGCGTTTGCCATACCAGCCCCAAGTCACTTGGGCAAAGAGAAAGTCTACTTTTTCAAAG AGGATAAGTACTATCAGTATGAGTTCAAACACCAGCCTTCACATGAGGAGTGTGTTCAGATGAGCAGGTCCTCACCGTCTCTGTTGTTTACGAGATACACTGACCTCTTCTGTGATCAGACGTGGGAGGAACTTTTTGCCGAGCTCTTTGGAGCCTCTG TCAGCAGTGAGCACATGGGCCCTAGTTTGATCAGTAGGGACTGGCATGGCATCAGGCCCCCGGTAGATGCTGCCGTCGTGGGACAAGTATACCTCAATCCAAAGCCAACGTCTCCTCCTCTGAGGAGGCGGAACAATCGGAGGAGGAAGACTAACAAGCAGCGAGCACAGCGAGGAAGGCAGAGTCACTATGCCTTACTAGATGATTTATGGGGTTATGATGACTGGTTTGACTTCGTTGACTACAGCGACGTAAGAAGCACAACGCAAGAGTGTAAAAGCACCCCGGttcaaaatgtgtattttttcaaGAGAG ACAAATACTACAGAGTGGACCTGCAGACAAAACGGGTAGATGCTGCCAGGCCACCTTACCCACGATCCATTGCAAAATACTGGCTTGGTTGCAAGAAGGAagaaacacctgacacatcaAAGGCAGAGAAAAGATAG